A region from the Riemerella anatipestifer genome encodes:
- a CDS encoding formimidoylglutamase has product MTIEEIVKPFPLGDYKPWQLGSLVCSEIKEGGVVLLFCSDDRGAGGSAVAKDFSAVRKCLYQLSKNDFGFPICDLGDLISGKSLEDTQYIVAEIVSKCIAEGALPIIIGGSNDLALSLYTAVKNHKEKISYTQINSFIHLEDVKESINERNFVSKILSEPSLKNYYHLGYQKHLNEPHSVSVLKEIDFEVLRLADMMNSTDLAEPFLRRAEVVSLSADAVESFSGEFSFHAQVNGLNKREICAYMKEIGLGENLRAFGLFNVNIEASHLIYNQLIAQMIWYFLEGLSIQKTHPRERQYENYLVVINNQDYTFKRDTFSGLWYFGNNNDILKCLPCAEKDYHNAKKGLLNPRFLK; this is encoded by the coding sequence ATGACTATTGAAGAGATTGTAAAGCCTTTTCCTTTAGGAGATTATAAACCTTGGCAACTGGGTAGTTTGGTATGTAGTGAGATAAAAGAAGGTGGAGTTGTGCTATTATTTTGCTCTGATGATAGAGGGGCAGGTGGTTCTGCGGTGGCGAAGGATTTTAGTGCAGTAAGAAAATGCTTATATCAACTTTCTAAGAATGATTTTGGTTTTCCCATTTGTGATTTAGGAGATTTAATATCAGGAAAATCATTGGAAGACACTCAGTATATTGTTGCTGAAATTGTTTCTAAATGTATCGCTGAAGGTGCATTACCTATAATTATTGGGGGGAGCAATGATTTGGCTCTTTCGTTATATACTGCGGTAAAAAATCATAAAGAGAAAATTTCTTATACACAAATTAACTCGTTTATACATTTAGAAGATGTGAAAGAAAGTATCAACGAGCGAAATTTTGTATCAAAAATATTGAGCGAACCTTCACTGAAGAATTATTATCATTTAGGCTATCAAAAACATTTGAATGAACCTCATTCGGTTTCTGTACTTAAAGAGATAGATTTTGAAGTGTTAAGGCTAGCTGATATGATGAATAGCACAGATTTGGCGGAGCCTTTCTTAAGAAGGGCAGAAGTGGTAAGTCTTAGTGCTGATGCGGTGGAGAGTTTTAGTGGAGAGTTTTCTTTTCACGCTCAAGTTAACGGGTTGAATAAGAGGGAAATTTGTGCCTATATGAAAGAAATAGGCTTAGGTGAAAACTTAAGGGCTTTTGGTTTGTTTAATGTAAATATAGAGGCCTCTCATTTAATTTACAATCAACTTATTGCCCAAATGATTTGGTATTTTTTAGAAGGTCTTAGCATACAGAAAACTCACCCTAGAGAACGCCAGTACGAAAATTATTTAGTGGTAATCAATAACCAGGATTATACCTTTAAGAGAGATACTTTTAGTGGATTATGGTATTTTGGAAATAACAATGATATTTTAAAATGTTTGCCTTGTGCTGAGAAGGATTATCATAATGCTAAAAAGGGGCTTTTAAACCCTAGGTTTTTAAAATAG
- a CDS encoding glycosyltransferase family 2 protein: MKKVSVIVPVYNVERFLKKCLNSLVNQTLEDIEIIVVNDGSKDGSQSIITEYEDKYPNKIKAFQKENGGLSDARNFGLEQANGEYIGFVDSDDFVRETMFEEMYHLATKHQAEMVICNLQKVNEAGEVTQLLTQVPNMPEKIVLEEHFSVFSDMSYFACNKLFHRSLFQNKRFKKGVHFEDIQLIPQLLLECKVIAQTQTYHYQYLERTDSITKTHTENGLDILRAVEDVENAFENSLYKHKKEELKGFQILEGFYTFLAYLAFVKDEQVYHKLSEELKRFLFKKRIFKKEILSYRRFGKNYLVSLPVKKQVYYLFYLLGLDKILRRLIH, translated from the coding sequence ATGAAGAAAGTTTCCGTTATTGTTCCTGTTTATAATGTCGAACGCTTTTTAAAAAAGTGTTTGAATTCTTTGGTCAACCAAACATTAGAGGATATTGAAATTATCGTGGTAAATGATGGAAGCAAAGATGGCTCTCAGTCTATTATTACTGAGTATGAAGATAAGTATCCTAATAAAATAAAGGCATTCCAAAAGGAAAATGGTGGATTGAGCGATGCTAGAAATTTTGGTTTAGAACAGGCGAATGGTGAGTATATAGGCTTTGTAGATAGCGACGATTTTGTGAGAGAAACAATGTTCGAAGAGATGTATCATCTTGCAACGAAACACCAAGCAGAAATGGTAATATGTAATCTACAAAAAGTGAATGAAGCTGGAGAGGTCACTCAGTTACTTACACAAGTACCTAATATGCCCGAAAAAATAGTTCTAGAAGAACATTTTTCCGTTTTCTCTGATATGAGCTACTTTGCTTGTAATAAATTGTTTCATCGTAGTTTATTTCAGAATAAAAGATTTAAAAAAGGAGTTCATTTTGAGGATATACAACTTATTCCTCAATTATTGTTAGAGTGTAAAGTTATTGCCCAAACTCAAACCTATCATTATCAATATTTAGAACGAACGGATTCTATCACTAAAACCCATACAGAGAACGGTTTGGATATTTTAAGAGCGGTAGAAGATGTGGAAAATGCTTTTGAAAACTCACTCTATAAGCATAAAAAAGAAGAGCTAAAAGGATTTCAAATTTTAGAGGGTTTTTATACTTTTCTAGCCTATTTAGCATTTGTTAAAGATGAGCAGGTATATCATAAATTATCCGAAGAACTAAAAAGATTTCTGTTTAAGAAAAGGATTTTCAAGAAAGAAATACTTAGTTATCGTAGATTTGGAAAGAATTATCTCGTATCTTTGCCGGTCAAGAAACAGGTTTATTATCTGTTTTATTTGTTAGGGTTAGATAAAATTTTGAGAAGGCTAATTCACTAA
- a CDS encoding EpsG family protein, producing the protein MNIVFLHPIFTIITIILIAYSFLEVYNYKNYKSVWVVVFVMILLVGFRAWVGADYGAYVQMYEYFGQSTAYSTVYNKALFSGNERLDVEWLYVLVGKYVYDFGVPFFVFTFVIALLSIVPKYFTFENAVVYPSLSLLLYMFPSYFTADGGHMRQAVSMSILIFSFYFIKKRNLPLFLLMIYLAMGFHKSAAIFILAYWIALIPMTKTRIILVLVVSAILSPFQVYQYFSLFDTLAPAEVYEGFSAYETIENSETTGRISFTDMIIVFYSYFLVTYNEEACEKIPYYEYMRNIALFGMCLYFIFRGSPIFSSRLAMIYMIFIVMALPNIIASVEDEKHKKYLHLIIVCFAIFYYFVYGSFQATRARYTWDYSNYLW; encoded by the coding sequence ATGAATATTGTTTTTTTACATCCTATATTTACCATTATAACTATAATTTTAATAGCTTATAGTTTTTTGGAGGTTTATAATTATAAAAATTATAAATCAGTCTGGGTGGTAGTATTTGTGATGATTCTTTTAGTGGGTTTTAGGGCATGGGTAGGAGCAGATTATGGAGCTTATGTACAGATGTATGAGTATTTTGGTCAGAGTACAGCATATTCAACAGTCTATAATAAAGCTCTTTTTTCAGGTAATGAGAGATTAGATGTAGAATGGCTTTATGTTTTGGTAGGAAAATATGTTTATGATTTTGGAGTTCCGTTTTTTGTTTTTACATTCGTAATAGCTTTATTATCAATAGTTCCAAAATATTTCACATTTGAAAATGCAGTAGTTTATCCATCATTGAGCTTATTGCTTTATATGTTCCCTTCTTATTTTACAGCAGATGGAGGGCATATGCGACAGGCGGTATCGATGTCTATTCTTATTTTTTCTTTTTATTTCATTAAAAAACGAAATTTACCGTTGTTTTTATTGATGATTTATTTGGCAATGGGGTTTCATAAATCTGCTGCTATTTTTATTTTAGCTTATTGGATTGCTTTAATCCCAATGACTAAAACAAGAATTATTCTTGTTTTGGTGGTTAGTGCTATTTTATCTCCATTTCAAGTGTATCAATATTTTTCCTTGTTTGATACATTAGCGCCTGCTGAAGTTTATGAGGGGTTTTCTGCATATGAAACGATAGAAAATAGTGAAACAACGGGAAGAATAAGCTTTACGGATATGATTATTGTCTTCTATAGTTATTTTCTAGTAACTTATAATGAGGAGGCGTGCGAAAAAATTCCTTATTACGAATATATGAGAAATATAGCGTTGTTTGGAATGTGCTTGTACTTTATATTCAGAGGAAGTCCAATATTCTCTTCAAGATTAGCTATGATATATATGATTTTTATAGTAATGGCTTTGCCTAATATTATTGCTTCAGTAGAGGATGAAAAACATAAAAAATATTTACATTTAATAATTGTTTGTTTTGCTATTTTTTATTATTTTGTATACGGTAGTTTTCAGGCTACTAGAGCAAGATATACTTGGGATTATAGCAATTATTTGTGGTAG